The genomic segment GGAAGAGAGTCAGGAAATGGCAACCGCTGTGTTTGCCAAAGATAATCTGTTGGATGAAATCAATGCGAATGGCACTGCTGTTCTTGCAGACTATATCGGCAAACATCCCGAAAGCGCACTTTCTTGCCTGAATTTGGTTAGTGTATTCCGTAAGCTGGAGCGTTCCGGTGACCACATCACGAATATAGCTGAAGAAATAGTGTTCTTTATCGATGCAAAAGTGCTAAAACATAGCGGGCGTACGGACGAACAGTACCCGAATGATAAGAAATAAGCACTTTTTTAGGAAATTTTCAGTGTTTAATAGAAAATAACCCTATATTTGTCCATTGAAAACGATTGCAGATGTAGAAAAGTCCTTTGAAATGATAATAAAATCAAAAGAATTACGGAAAAGATGTTATAAGACATGTTTTTTAATTTGGTTGGTATCACGAAAAGCGCCTATATTTGCAACGTTATCCTGAAAACAATCTTTTTACCTTAAAAAAAACTAATACCTATTGAAAACTGAAAAAGGAGGCTTTGTGAAAAGCTTCCTTTTTTTATACACGTATGTGGGCGTTTTTTGTCTTTTATTTCATATTTGTAAATCAGTGTGTTAACGTTTTATTGAAATGGGAGCATATTAGTGGAATACCGTTTTAGCACCATATTTAGCACCACTTTTAGTACTTCTCTATTCGTGGAGAGACAGACACCCGCTCATTTTTTTTAAAACCGCATGGCATAATAAGAACCTTTTTCTATCTTTGTCTTCTGAAAATAGTAACCCGTAAAATTGTAAATACCAATATGTTTTCCGGAATAGTAGAAGAATGTGCCACGCTGGTGGCTATGGTTAGAGACCAAGAAAATGTGCACTTTACTTTCAAGTGTTCTTTCGTGAGCGAGTTGAAGATAGATCAGAGCATTTCTCATAATGGTGTGTGTCTTACAGTGGTCAGTATGACGGATGATACCTATACGGTGACAGCGATGAAAGAGACTTTGGACCGTTCCAACCTCGGTTTGTTGGAGGTGGGCGATGAAGTGAATGTGGAGCGCAGCATGATGATGAACGGCCGTTTGGATGGACATATTGTTCAGGGACATGTAGACCAGACTGCAACTTGCATTGGCATAGAGGATGCCGAAGGCAGTTATTATTTTACGTTCCAATATAAGTTTGATAAGGAAATGGCGAAGCGCGGCTATATCACTGTAGATAAAGGCTCCGTAACCGTAAACGGTGTCAGTCTGACTGTGTGCAATCCTACGGATGACACTTTCCAGGTGGCCATTATTCCCTATACTTTTGAACATACCAATTTCCATGCTTTCAAGAAAGGTAGTGTGGTGAATCTGGAGTTCGATATTATCGGTAAGTATATTAGCAGAATGATACAGTACAAGTGAGTTATGGATGATTTCTTGCAATTGGTAGCCTCGCGTCAAAGTGACCGGGCCTATGATATGTCTCGCGCCGTAGAGCATGATAAATTGGAACGTATTTTGGAAGCTGCCCGGCTGTCTCCTTCGGCTTGTAATGCCCAGCCCTGGCGTTTTGTGGTGGTTACCGATCCGGAGCTTGCTGTAAAAGTAGGCAAGGCTACTGCCGGACTGGGGATGAATAAGTTTGCTAAAGATGCGCCGGTACATATTCTGGTTGTGGAAGAATCAATGAATATCACTTCCTTTTTAGGAGCTAAGATAAAGGATAAATATTTTCCTTTAATAGATATCGGTATTGCTGCTGCCCACATCACGCTTGCTGCCGAGAGTGAGGGGTTGGGATCGTGTATTTTGGGATGGTTCGATGAAAAGGAGATTAAGAAACTCGTTGGTATTCCGGCCAATAAACGGCTGCTGCTTGATATAACGATAGGATATCCGGTGAAAGAGAAACGGAAGAAATCCAGAAAGTCCCAAGAGAAGGTCGTTTCCTATAATCATTATTAGGCTCCTTTACAGGTCTTTCAACAGCACTCTGCTTGCGCTTCTGAAATATTCCTCCCGCGCTTTCATCAGTGTTTCCCATTGTCCATGGAATTCTTTGTCCTTGTCTATCTTGAAGTCTTCGGAGCCATGGGTGTCCAGCTTGTCCAGCAGGAGGGCGACGTTGAGCTTGTTGATGTCCATGGAGGGCTGGTAGGCAATATCCTGACTTTTGGCATCGGTCACTACTTCGTGTAAAAGGTTGATTTCCTGTAATTCATAGAGGGTCTGATTGGTGAGACGTATGGGAATCTGGCACTCTTCGGATATGTCCTCGGCGGTGTAGGGAGGTTCGTTTTTTTCGAAACGTTTGGCTATGAGAGACATGATAAGGATGGAAATAAAGTCGCGGTAGCGTCGGCTGATGTTACGTGCGTCCTTGTCGAAACTGAAATTGCGTATATTCTGCCCCGCATATGTCAGCTCCGCTCCGAAAAGGCAGATTGTCCAAGATATTTGCAGCCATAACAGAAACATGGGGAGTGCCGCGAAACTACCGTAAATGGCATTATAACGTGACACCCATAACTGGCTGCTGATGTAGAGGAATTGGAAAGCCTGATGCGCCGTACCCGTCAGAACTCCGGAAATCAGCGCATGCTTGAGTTTCACCTTTGTGTTAGGCATAAAGACGTACAGTCCTGTGAACATAAACCACGTGAGGACAAACGGTATGAGGCGGATTAGGAACTTTCCGATGGGGGCGAGTAGGGTGAAGTCCGCCACATTCTTCAGCATGGTACTCATGAATATGGAGAGGCCGCCCGAAACCACCAATAGGAGTGGTATCAGCAGAAGCATGGAGAAGTAATCGGTGATTTTGCGGTACATGCTTCTTGCTTTCTTCACTTGCCAGATGCGGTTGAAGGTGATTTCCATGTTATTGATCAGGTTGAGTACGGTCCACAACAACATGATCAGACCTATCCCGATAAATATGCCGCTTTTGGTTTGCGACAGATAGGAGTTGACAAACTGAAAGATCACTTCTGTTGTTTCCGACGGACCGCCGAAGCCCTTGACAATTTGGCTCTCCATTAGATTATCAAAGCCGAACCCGCGTGCAATGGCGAATACAATCGCCAGAATGGGGACAATGGCAAGCAAAGTGCTGTATGTCAAAGCAGATGCTTTGTTCACAAGCC from the Bacteroides eggerthii genome contains:
- a CDS encoding nitroreductase family protein, with the protein product MDDFLQLVASRQSDRAYDMSRAVEHDKLERILEAARLSPSACNAQPWRFVVVTDPELAVKVGKATAGLGMNKFAKDAPVHILVVEESMNITSFLGAKIKDKYFPLIDIGIAAAHITLAAESEGLGSCILGWFDEKEIKKLVGIPANKRLLLDITIGYPVKEKRKKSRKSQEKVVSYNHY
- a CDS encoding YihY/virulence factor BrkB family protein; translation: MNKRIATLWKFLTYDIWRITEDEVTKTTFSLYNIIKTIYLCINRFTKDRLVNKASALTYSTLLAIVPILAIVFAIARGFGFDNLMESQIVKGFGGPSETTEVIFQFVNSYLSQTKSGIFIGIGLIMLLWTVLNLINNMEITFNRIWQVKKARSMYRKITDYFSMLLLIPLLLVVSGGLSIFMSTMLKNVADFTLLAPIGKFLIRLIPFVLTWFMFTGLYVFMPNTKVKLKHALISGVLTGTAHQAFQFLYISSQLWVSRYNAIYGSFAALPMFLLWLQISWTICLFGAELTYAGQNIRNFSFDKDARNISRRYRDFISILIMSLIAKRFEKNEPPYTAEDISEECQIPIRLTNQTLYELQEINLLHEVVTDAKSQDIAYQPSMDINKLNVALLLDKLDTHGSEDFKIDKDKEFHGQWETLMKAREEYFRSASRVLLKDL
- a CDS encoding riboflavin synthase, yielding MFSGIVEECATLVAMVRDQENVHFTFKCSFVSELKIDQSISHNGVCLTVVSMTDDTYTVTAMKETLDRSNLGLLEVGDEVNVERSMMMNGRLDGHIVQGHVDQTATCIGIEDAEGSYYFTFQYKFDKEMAKRGYITVDKGSVTVNGVSLTVCNPTDDTFQVAIIPYTFEHTNFHAFKKGSVVNLEFDIIGKYISRMIQYK